In Sandaracinaceae bacterium, one DNA window encodes the following:
- a CDS encoding glutathione S-transferase family protein, producing the protein MGLLIDGVWHDQWYDTSATGGRFVRKESSFRSWVTPDGAAGPTGEAGFPAAAGRYHLYVSHACPWAHRTMIVRSLKGLEQLVSVSVVNWLMDARGWTFDAGPGVVPDPVRHARVLHEVYTHANPTYTGRVTVPVLYDRERDTIVSNESSEIIRMFDSAFGSLGAAGPELYPPALRVEIDRINARVYDTVNNGVYRAGFATTQDAYEEAVGELFASLDWLEALLGERRYLAGGQLTEADIRLFTTLVRFDAVYVGHFKCNLRRIVDYPNLREFTREIYQLPGVRETVHMDHIKGHYYQSHASINPTGIIPVGPQLDLDVPHRRG; encoded by the coding sequence ATGGGTCTCTTGATCGACGGTGTCTGGCACGACCAGTGGTACGACACCTCCGCCACGGGCGGGCGCTTCGTGCGCAAGGAGTCGTCGTTCCGCAGCTGGGTCACGCCGGACGGCGCAGCAGGCCCCACGGGCGAGGCCGGCTTCCCGGCGGCGGCGGGGCGCTACCACCTCTACGTGAGCCACGCGTGCCCCTGGGCCCACCGCACCATGATCGTGCGCAGCCTGAAGGGCCTCGAGCAGCTGGTGAGCGTCTCGGTGGTCAACTGGCTGATGGACGCGCGCGGCTGGACGTTCGACGCCGGGCCGGGCGTGGTCCCGGACCCAGTGCGTCACGCGCGGGTCCTGCACGAGGTCTACACGCACGCCAACCCGACGTACACGGGCCGCGTCACGGTGCCGGTGCTCTACGACCGGGAGCGCGACACCATCGTCAGCAACGAGTCGTCGGAGATCATCCGCATGTTCGACTCGGCCTTTGGTTCGCTGGGCGCCGCGGGCCCGGAGCTCTATCCGCCGGCGCTGCGCGTCGAGATCGACCGCATCAACGCGCGCGTGTACGACACCGTGAACAACGGCGTGTACCGGGCCGGCTTCGCCACCACGCAGGACGCCTACGAGGAGGCCGTCGGAGAGCTGTTCGCGAGCCTCGACTGGTTGGAGGCCCTGCTGGGGGAGCGGCGCTACCTGGCGGGCGGGCAGCTCACCGAGGCGGACATCCGGCTGTTCACCACGCTAGTGCGCTTCGACGCGGTCTACGTGGGGCACTTCAAGTGCAACCTGCGGCGCATCGTGGACTACCCCAACCTGCGCGAGTTCACGCGCGAGATCTACCAGCTGCCGGGCGTGCGCGAGACGGTGCACATGGACCACATCAAGGGGCACTACTACCAGAGCCACGCCAGCATCAACCCCACCGGCATCATCCCGGTCGGGCCACAGCTGGATCTCGACGTGCCGCACCGCCGGGGCTAA
- a CDS encoding MOSC domain-containing protein produces the protein MRVTGLFVYPIKSCGGVSLPAAEVTRAGLRHDRRLMVVDGHGQFLSQRTHPRLGWVSTRLEATGVRALSPEGELFVPFDFAAAGGSAGPVQVWRDTLAAVVHPEGTRFFREVLELPDASLVALPPGGERAVNPSFGSADDRVGFADAYPILLMGDSSVRDLEARAGVALDMRRFRPNVTFEGAPYAEDRMAGFRAGGLPFRGVKRCDRCVLTTLHPDTQERGLEPLRTLAGYRRGDDGKVYLGMNVIPDAEGTLRVGDLITDVTEREPHP, from the coding sequence ATGCGCGTCACCGGGCTGTTCGTGTATCCCATCAAGTCGTGTGGCGGCGTGAGCCTCCCTGCCGCCGAGGTCACGCGGGCCGGGCTGCGCCACGACCGCCGGCTCATGGTGGTGGATGGCCACGGGCAGTTCTTGTCGCAGCGCACCCACCCGCGCCTGGGCTGGGTGAGCACGCGCCTCGAGGCCACTGGCGTGCGGGCGCTGTCTCCCGAGGGCGAGCTCTTCGTGCCCTTCGACTTCGCGGCTGCCGGCGGGTCCGCAGGCCCGGTGCAGGTCTGGCGCGACACGCTCGCCGCCGTGGTGCACCCCGAGGGCACGCGCTTCTTCCGCGAGGTGCTCGAGCTGCCCGACGCGAGCCTGGTGGCCCTCCCGCCCGGCGGTGAGCGCGCGGTGAACCCCAGCTTCGGGAGCGCCGACGACCGTGTAGGCTTCGCCGACGCGTATCCCATCTTGCTCATGGGGGACAGCAGCGTGCGAGACCTCGAGGCGCGCGCAGGGGTGGCCCTCGACATGCGGCGCTTCCGGCCGAACGTCACGTTCGAGGGCGCGCCCTACGCCGAGGACCGCATGGCAGGGTTTCGCGCGGGTGGCCTGCCCTTCCGGGGCGTGAAGCGCTGCGACCGCTGCGTGCTCACCACGCTTCACCCCGACACGCAGGAGCGTGGCCTCGAGCCGCTGCGCACGCTGGCCGGCTATCGACGGGGTGACGACGGGAAGGTCTACCTGGGCATGAACGTCATCCCGGACGCCGAAGGCACGCTGCGCGTGGGCGACCTCATCACGGACGTCACGGAGCGGGAGCCCCACCCGTGA
- a CDS encoding dihydrofolate reductase family protein, with protein MNDADFDLRAVADAAGVARLAHQLYGPGFEPREGVLHVTAVAGPARRTLRIDEHTPKSLADTFALNLARARADAIVITGKLLRDEPALSYAPGSPGPAAPAMADYRRQLGRDARPWLVVLTRGAGLPLTHPVFHDGHTRPLIHAPAAAAEGLRAVAPCEVLGSAGEASLAGLVAALRARGARTISFEAGPSTTRELYTGDAPLLDELCLSAFQGTLPHEAQLAEALPALPSALTLAGPQRHVQAPSGPWAFARYVRARPAASASI; from the coding sequence GTGAACGACGCTGACTTCGACCTGCGTGCCGTGGCGGATGCGGCGGGCGTGGCGCGCCTTGCCCACCAGCTGTACGGCCCAGGCTTCGAGCCGCGCGAGGGGGTGCTGCACGTCACGGCCGTGGCGGGCCCAGCGCGCCGCACGCTGCGCATCGACGAGCACACCCCCAAGAGCCTGGCCGACACCTTCGCGCTGAACCTGGCGCGCGCGCGGGCCGACGCCATCGTCATCACCGGCAAGCTGCTGCGCGACGAGCCCGCGCTGTCGTATGCGCCAGGCTCCCCCGGGCCGGCGGCCCCGGCCATGGCGGACTACCGGCGGCAGCTGGGGCGGGACGCGCGGCCCTGGCTGGTGGTGCTCACGCGCGGCGCGGGCTTGCCGCTCACGCACCCCGTGTTCCACGACGGCCACACGCGGCCGCTGATCCATGCGCCCGCCGCGGCCGCCGAGGGGCTGCGCGCGGTGGCGCCCTGCGAGGTGCTGGGCAGCGCTGGCGAGGCATCGCTCGCCGGGCTGGTAGCCGCGTTGCGAGCGCGCGGTGCCCGCACCATCTCGTTCGAAGCCGGCCCGTCGACCACGCGCGAGCTCTACACGGGCGACGCGCCGCTGCTGGACGAGCTGTGCCTGTCCGCGTTCCAGGGGACGCTCCCGCACGAGGCGCAGCTGGCCGAGGCGCTGCCCGCGCTGCCCTCTGCCCTCACGCTGGCCGGCCCCCAGCGCCACGTGCAGGCGCCCAGCGGACCGTGGGCCTTTGCCCGCTACGTG